One Drechmeria coniospora strain ARSEF 6962 chromosome 01, whole genome shotgun sequence genomic region harbors:
- a CDS encoding WD domain-containing protein, protein MAASSNSPFELPRLRVSFGFENDTRFLEVDDVVAGKILSLCPDKKDDRFMRNEATTSNGYILSAEFFDVKFCPFQPLDCDPVFAAISKKHIIICKLAQNSGDANPLEVINIIRDDDDEASSCCCTWSRHPITGIPCICVGGVDAKVKIYDSSDGSLVEAFHDTGRYLLSSGHDQVINLWTIPDLPTTPITAPIQVHYPHFSTSAVHSGIVDCVAFFGDQVLSRACHDGVIAFWRIEGFSSDASYPLPSDAPTPQSVVPINNEDTTRLTRSAFVPVTSPSCPAQYTRLLEFHTPNCGPQFFMRFKVHHVPGQNAVLAFCNAAGNVLFWDFERLTEYRHLMRKLQDPRRDKTEVVQLPTWLKPVFPRQKIDGKKGMSRTPGRDKGRLPSGQESGPESGQEPVHGGGDFNQETMESWSARYSVENPQEPLRAHRTESSSANFVGRQVAWSPGGDWCVVVGSSNTTLILQRWAKKAPGPAQVNAMA, encoded by the exons ATGGCAGCTTCTTCAAACAGTCCTTTTGAGCTGCCAAGGTTGCGTGTCTCCTTTGGATTTGAG AACGATACCCGATTTTTGGAAGTCGACGATGTCGTTGCAGGCAAGATTCTCTCGCTCTGTCCTGACAAGAAGGATGATCGTTTTATGCGTAACGAAGCCACGACGTCTAACGGCTACATTCTTTCTGCAGAGTTCTTCGATGTCAAGTTTTGCCCCTTTCAGCCACTCGATTGCGATCCCGTCTTCGCTGCCATTAGCAAGAAGCAT ATTATTATTTGTAAATTGGCCCAAAACTCTGGGGATGCCAATCCTCTAGAGGTCATCAACATCATCAGAGACGACGAC GACGAGGCAtcaagctgctgctgcactTGGTCCAGGCATCCCATCACTGGAATTCCTTGCATCTGTGTCGGTGGCGTTGATGCCAAGGTCAAAATCTACGACTCCTCCGATGGCAGCTTGGTGGAG GCGTTCCATGACACCGGTCGGTACCTACTGTCTTCAGGCCACGACCAGGTCATCAACCTA TGGACGATTCCGGACCTCCCAACCACGCCAATCACGGCGCCCATTCAAGTTCACTACCCTCATTTCTCGACCTCGGCAGTCCACAGCGGCATCGTAGATTG TGTGGCTTTTTTCGGCGACCAAGTCCTGTCCAGAGCCTGCCATGACGGTGTCATCGCGTTCTGGAGAATAGAGGGCTTCTCCTCTGACGCTTCTTACCCCCTGCCGAGCGATGCACCGACGCCACAGAGTGTGGTGCCAATCAATAACGAAGATACCACCAGACTTACGCGGTCGGCGTTCGTTCCGGTAACGTCACCTTCGTGTCCCGCTCAGTATACACGCCTGCTAGAGTTCCACACGCCCAACTGCGGTCCGCAGTTTTTCATGAGGTTCAAGGTGCACCATGTTCCTGGGCAGAATGCGGTCCTTGCCTTCTGCAACGCGGCAGGCAACGTTTTGTTTTGGGACTTTGAGAGGTTAACGGAATACCGTCATCTCATGAGGAAGCTGCAAGATCCACGGCGTGACAAGACCGAGGTTGTTCAGCTGCCGACCTGGCTCAAACCCGTTTTTCCCAGGCAAAAGATTGACGGCAAGAAGGGTATGTCACGCACTCCAGGCCGTGACAAAGGGAGGCTGCCGTCAGGGCAGGAGTCGGGGCCTGAGTCGGGACAGGAGCCGGTGCATGGTGGCGGAGACTTCAACCAGGAGACGATGGAGTCGTGGTCCGCCAGGTACAGTGTGGAAAACCCGCAGGAGCCGCTGCGAGCGCACAGGACGGAGTCATCTTCGGCCAACTTTGTCGGCCGGCAGGTGGCGTGGAGTCCGGGCGGCGACTGGTGCGTTGTGGTGGGAAGCTCCAACACAACGCTGATATTGCAGCGTTGGGCCAAGAAGGCGCCCGGCCCGGCTCAGGTGAACGCTATGGCCTAG